The following coding sequences lie in one Candidatus Eremiobacterota bacterium genomic window:
- the phoU gene encoding phosphate signaling complex protein PhoU yields the protein MAVRTAYHEALEATRLDVVRLGALVGDAIRVAVDALNSRDASAGARVVAGDDVVDDLRRRVEAHCIELIWRQQPVAGELREIAAMLEIATDLERVGDYAVDISKNAIKLSDQPMRPQRVEIDRIAGVAHALLVDAMRAYTERDARLASQVIDRDDEVDKLYKRSIKLLQEEMRGDPEIIRPGTRYLFVLASLERVGDRAGNIAWHTKDMIGAE from the coding sequence GTGGCAGTTCGGACGGCGTATCACGAGGCTTTGGAGGCAACGCGGCTCGACGTCGTGCGCCTCGGAGCACTCGTCGGCGACGCGATTCGCGTGGCGGTGGATGCACTGAATAGCCGCGATGCTTCGGCAGGCGCGCGCGTCGTTGCCGGCGATGACGTTGTCGACGATCTGCGGCGCCGCGTCGAAGCCCACTGCATCGAACTGATCTGGCGCCAGCAGCCGGTTGCCGGCGAGCTGCGAGAGATTGCGGCAATGCTCGAAATCGCCACGGATCTGGAGCGCGTCGGCGACTATGCCGTCGACATCTCGAAGAATGCCATCAAGCTCTCCGACCAGCCGATGCGCCCGCAGCGCGTCGAGATCGATCGCATCGCCGGTGTGGCGCATGCATTGCTGGTCGATGCAATGCGCGCCTACACCGAACGCGACGCGCGATTGGCGAGTCAGGTCATCGACCGCGACGACGAAGTCGACAAACTCTACAAGCGCAGTATCAAACTTTTACAGGAGGAGATGCGCGGCGATCCGGAGATCATTCGTCCCGGCACGCGTTACCTTTTCGTGCTGGCCTCCCTCGAACGGGTCGGCGACCGTGCCGGCAACATTGCCTGGCATACGAAGGACATGATCGGCGCCGAGTGA
- a CDS encoding aminotransferase class V-fold PLP-dependent enzyme: MSTPLPRSEFAVTRRYAYLNHAAAGVLPLSSVSAIESFVREHAEAGVLGTYPYDARMPEYRERIGRFIGASGSDIAILSNTSAAAATIAAGLEWSAGDEVLLCDNEFPANSIPWIALRRRGVDVRLLETSRERLTPDLLRREISARTRLVTVSWISYADGYRHDLKRLASVAHAAGAQFCVDAIQGLGAFPMDVRDVDADAVFAGASKWLLGLHGVAVLYLHRRFAERLQLAMPGWRSVQDMWDFHNYRQSFSGDALRFESGTPNVIGTLSLVGAIELLEGSGQAAIAAHVLALTDRLCDGLRRLGAEIATIRASEVSSGIVTFALPGCDSLELGKHLERNGIVTTCRPSGIRVSPHGYNTADEIDRLLEVISLMSTKTAMV, encoded by the coding sequence GTGAGCACGCCGCTCCCACGCAGCGAGTTCGCGGTAACGCGGCGTTACGCGTACCTCAATCACGCCGCCGCCGGAGTTCTACCGCTTTCGAGCGTTAGCGCGATCGAATCGTTCGTGCGGGAGCACGCGGAAGCCGGCGTGTTGGGAACCTACCCGTACGATGCCCGCATGCCCGAATATCGAGAACGGATCGGGCGCTTTATCGGCGCTAGCGGAAGCGACATCGCGATTCTCTCCAATACCAGCGCGGCCGCGGCTACGATTGCCGCGGGCCTGGAATGGTCTGCGGGCGACGAAGTGCTTCTCTGCGATAACGAGTTTCCGGCAAATTCGATTCCCTGGATTGCGCTGCGCCGGCGCGGTGTCGACGTGCGGCTGCTCGAAACGTCGCGCGAACGCCTCACGCCCGACCTGTTGCGGCGCGAGATTTCGGCGCGAACACGCTTGGTCACCGTTTCGTGGATTTCATATGCCGACGGGTATCGACACGATCTCAAACGCCTTGCAAGCGTCGCGCACGCCGCCGGCGCGCAATTTTGCGTCGACGCCATTCAAGGTCTGGGCGCGTTCCCAATGGATGTTCGAGACGTCGACGCGGATGCGGTCTTCGCGGGGGCGTCAAAGTGGCTCTTGGGATTGCACGGGGTGGCCGTATTATATTTGCATCGGCGCTTTGCGGAACGGCTGCAGCTTGCGATGCCTGGGTGGCGTTCGGTGCAAGACATGTGGGATTTCCACAATTATCGGCAGTCCTTCTCCGGCGATGCGCTGCGATTCGAATCGGGAACGCCGAACGTCATCGGAACGCTCTCGCTCGTCGGTGCCATCGAACTGCTCGAGGGAAGCGGCCAAGCCGCCATCGCCGCTCACGTGCTCGCTTTGACCGATCGCCTTTGTGACGGCCTCCGGCGGCTCGGGGCAGAGATTGCCACGATTCGCGCGTCGGAAGTCTCGTCGGGCATCGTCACGTTCGCACTTCCGGGCTGCGACAGCCTCGAGCTTGGAAAACACTTGGAACGGAACGGCATCGTAACGACCTGCCGCCCGAGTGGCATACGCGTGTCGCCGCACGGGTATAACACGGCGGATGAGATCGATCGGCTGTTGGAAGTCATTTCCTTGATGTCTACAAAGACGGCGATGGTGTAG
- a CDS encoding histidine phosphatase family protein: MYLVLCRHGATEPNLTKRFLSNSNPSLGAHGRLQCERVADALQRFELRQCIVSPLHRCLETRALVAPALPFAIEPALREVDFGSWEGRTLQWAEEHAPELLAERRRDPVGFRPPGGESIEDAAQRLRPIADSLRHADGMLVIGHRLSLGILERLLRDLPLGSRQVSQLEPGEFRVVRA; the protein is encoded by the coding sequence ATTTATCTCGTTCTCTGCCGTCACGGTGCGACCGAACCAAACCTCACAAAACGCTTCCTTTCGAATTCAAACCCGTCGCTCGGCGCCCACGGCCGGCTGCAATGCGAGCGCGTCGCCGATGCCCTGCAGCGGTTCGAGCTGCGGCAATGCATCGTCAGTCCGTTGCATCGTTGTCTGGAGACGCGTGCGCTCGTGGCGCCTGCCTTACCCTTCGCGATCGAGCCGGCGCTGCGCGAAGTCGACTTCGGTTCGTGGGAGGGCCGAACGCTGCAATGGGCCGAGGAACATGCGCCCGAACTTCTTGCCGAACGGCGGCGCGATCCGGTCGGGTTTCGGCCGCCGGGCGGCGAGAGTATCGAAGACGCCGCACAGCGCCTGCGACCTATTGCCGACAGTCTACGCCACGCAGACGGTATGCTGGTGATCGGTCACCGCTTGTCGCTGGGAATACTCGAACGCCTCCTGCGGGATCTTCCGCTCGGCTCGCGGCAGGTCAGCCAACTCGAGCCCGGGGAGTTTAGGGTCGTTCGCGCGTAA
- a CDS encoding MoaD/ThiS family protein encodes MRIHVLAFARLREILGSGERCLELPVGARASDAWQLLCHEHERLESERASTRVARNGRMVSFDEALRDGDELALLPPVGGG; translated from the coding sequence ATGCGAATCCACGTTCTGGCTTTCGCGCGTCTGCGCGAAATTCTCGGCAGCGGCGAACGATGCCTCGAGTTGCCGGTCGGTGCCCGCGCTAGCGATGCGTGGCAGCTTCTCTGCCACGAGCACGAGCGACTCGAAAGCGAACGCGCTTCGACGAGGGTCGCGCGCAACGGCCGAATGGTTTCGTTCGACGAGGCGTTGCGCGACGGCGACGAGCTCGCGTTGCTGCCACCGGTCGGCGGAGGCTAG
- a CDS encoding molybdenum cofactor biosynthesis protein MoaE produces the protein MFRIVGEPIDPRALEAVIGGSDGGVTTFLGVVRGDGEGGRAVRALWYEAFEGMALREFEAIGAEARHRFGDVRLAIVHRIGEIRVGDVSVAVLAAAPHRAAAFDACRYAIDELKRRAPIWKKEHYLEGDSEWRPTRA, from the coding sequence ATGTTTCGGATCGTTGGCGAGCCGATCGACCCGCGTGCGCTCGAGGCCGTAATCGGCGGTTCTGACGGCGGCGTTACAACGTTCCTTGGCGTCGTACGTGGCGATGGCGAGGGCGGCCGCGCGGTTCGCGCGCTGTGGTACGAAGCCTTCGAGGGGATGGCCCTGCGTGAGTTCGAGGCGATCGGCGCCGAAGCGCGCCATCGTTTCGGTGACGTACGTCTTGCAATCGTCCATCGAATCGGCGAAATCCGGGTCGGCGATGTATCGGTTGCCGTTCTTGCCGCCGCGCCGCACCGCGCCGCCGCCTTCGATGCCTGTCGCTACGCAATCGACGAGCTCAAGCGCCGCGCCCCGATCTGGAAAAAGGAGCATTACCTCGAGGGAGATTCGGAGTGGAGGCCGACTCGTGCTTAG
- a CDS encoding alpha/beta fold hydrolase: protein MANVELFRVEAQFNPVAVLWYKPRRPRGVCIVAGHGYSSSKQNLDFLCSFLASHGFGMYNFDFPGHKLGASGGELRGVDDCTDAMTAVVRFARERGDALAYTMGHSMGGMTAIFTAALDPDVAGTIAIATGYGRPSSLATLQRVGVADFRSSYVVGVTLPELVKDVDRRYEELLKHLEGRPALYVAANRDAMVSPTSVQELYDRAPDPKSFATIESDHTYAAEHSRATVLEWLNGRHAPMAMETA, encoded by the coding sequence GTGGCTAACGTCGAACTCTTTCGCGTCGAAGCACAATTTAATCCAGTAGCGGTGCTCTGGTATAAACCGCGACGTCCGCGCGGCGTTTGCATCGTCGCCGGCCACGGTTATTCGTCGAGCAAACAGAATCTGGATTTCCTTTGCTCTTTTTTGGCCAGCCACGGCTTTGGCATGTACAATTTCGATTTTCCGGGTCACAAGCTTGGTGCCAGCGGCGGCGAGTTGCGCGGCGTCGACGACTGCACGGATGCGATGACGGCCGTGGTGCGTTTCGCACGCGAGCGCGGCGACGCGCTTGCCTATACGATGGGCCACAGTATGGGCGGAATGACGGCGATCTTTACCGCCGCCCTCGATCCCGACGTGGCCGGAACGATTGCTATTGCTACCGGTTATGGAAGACCGAGCTCGTTGGCGACCTTGCAAAGAGTTGGCGTTGCCGACTTCCGGTCATCGTACGTGGTGGGGGTGACCTTACCGGAACTGGTTAAAGACGTCGATCGCCGCTACGAGGAACTGTTAAAGCACCTCGAAGGACGCCCGGCACTCTACGTTGCCGCGAATCGCGACGCGATGGTTAGTCCTACGAGCGTGCAAGAGCTGTACGATCGCGCCCCCGATCCAAAGTCCTTCGCAACGATCGAGAGCGATCACACGTACGCCGCCGAGCATTCGCGCGCGACGGTTCTTGAATGGCTCAACGGGCGCCACGCGCCGATGGCAATGGAAACCGCGTGA
- the moeB gene encoding molybdopterin-synthase adenylyltransferase MoeB, whose translation MAQRAPRADGNGNRVNARERRRYSRHLLIPEIGLAGQERLAASRVLVVGAGGLGSPALQYLAAAGVGRIGVVDDDVVDETNLQRQTIFGEADVGKKKALVAARRLEALNSLVAIDAYPLRLDASNARELVRLYDVVLDCTDRFPTRYLINDACFAERRADVYGSIFRFDGQVSVFRAPAGPCYRCLYPEPPPVASRPTCSEGGVLGALAGIVGAWQANEALKLLAGFGDTLTGRLMLIDAAGARVREVRFERDPSCSLCSRPSAEVTIETALYDDEAAVSHVAEMDADELERALRDAQLLDVREPHEAVLGSIDGAIQIPASELESRMHELDTATRYVVACRVGAKSLWAVARLQDAGFARLVHLRGGLLAYAARHEEFDFF comes from the coding sequence ATGGCTCAACGGGCGCCACGCGCCGATGGCAATGGAAACCGCGTGAACGCCCGCGAACGCCGGCGCTACAGCCGGCACCTCTTAATTCCTGAAATCGGCCTGGCGGGCCAGGAGCGTCTTGCCGCCTCCCGCGTGCTCGTCGTCGGCGCGGGCGGTTTGGGATCACCCGCGTTGCAATATCTTGCGGCTGCCGGCGTGGGACGCATCGGCGTCGTTGACGACGACGTCGTCGATGAGACAAACCTGCAGCGCCAGACGATCTTCGGAGAGGCCGATGTGGGCAAGAAGAAAGCGCTCGTTGCCGCGCGGCGGCTGGAGGCGCTTAATTCGCTCGTTGCCATCGACGCGTATCCGCTGCGCTTGGATGCGAGCAATGCGCGAGAGCTCGTGCGCCTTTACGATGTTGTCCTGGACTGTACCGACCGTTTCCCCACGCGCTATCTTATCAACGACGCGTGCTTCGCCGAGCGTCGGGCGGACGTTTACGGGTCGATCTTTCGCTTCGATGGTCAGGTCAGCGTCTTTCGCGCGCCGGCCGGTCCCTGCTATCGTTGCCTCTATCCCGAGCCGCCGCCGGTCGCGAGCCGGCCGACCTGCTCCGAGGGCGGCGTCTTGGGGGCGCTCGCCGGAATCGTCGGCGCATGGCAGGCGAACGAGGCGCTCAAGCTTCTCGCCGGTTTCGGCGACACGCTCACTGGGCGACTCATGTTGATCGATGCCGCCGGAGCGCGAGTTCGCGAGGTGCGCTTCGAGCGCGATCCGTCTTGCTCGCTCTGCAGCCGGCCATCGGCCGAGGTAACGATCGAGACCGCGCTTTACGATGACGAAGCGGCCGTATCACACGTTGCCGAGATGGATGCCGACGAACTCGAGAGGGCGCTGCGCGACGCGCAACTGCTCGACGTGCGCGAACCGCACGAAGCAGTGCTCGGCTCTATCGACGGAGCGATTCAAATACCAGCGTCGGAGCTTGAATCGCGAATGCACGAACTCGACACCGCGACGCGCTACGTCGTTGCCTGTCGCGTAGGAGCGAAGTCCCTCTGGGCCGTTGCCCGCTTGCAAGATGCGGGTTTTGCTCGCCTCGTCCATTTGCGCGGCGGGTTACTAGCGTACGCCGCGCGACACGAAGAATTCGATTTTTTTTGA
- a CDS encoding aldo/keto reductase, giving the protein MKTKPFGTTGADLPVLGQGTWNMPEAGARRKQAQSAIRRGIELGMVHIDTAEMYGAGRVEELVGEAIRGIARERLFIATKVLPSNATYHGTLAAAERSLRRLGCDYLDLYLLHWPSPHPLGETMRAFDALVQQGKTRFVGVSNFDTHEMLEAAEHLRAAPLACNQVLYHLCERGIEHELIPAARRARIAIVAYTPFGRGGFLRAGSGGLDTLQRVAAKHGASVRQVALAFLTRDPNLFAIAKAARMEHVEENARAGSLELDPQDVAEIDAAYPRPAPGPLAML; this is encoded by the coding sequence ATGAAGACAAAACCCTTCGGAACGACCGGCGCCGATTTGCCGGTTCTCGGCCAAGGCACTTGGAATATGCCGGAAGCCGGCGCGCGACGCAAGCAAGCACAGAGCGCGATTCGCCGCGGCATCGAGCTTGGAATGGTCCATATCGATACCGCAGAGATGTACGGAGCGGGACGAGTCGAGGAGTTGGTCGGTGAGGCGATCCGCGGCATCGCGCGCGAGCGGCTCTTCATCGCGACGAAGGTCTTGCCGAGCAATGCGACTTACCACGGCACGCTTGCGGCAGCGGAGCGAAGCCTGCGGCGATTGGGCTGCGACTACCTCGACCTCTATCTCTTACATTGGCCCAGTCCGCATCCGCTGGGTGAAACGATGCGGGCGTTTGACGCACTCGTGCAACAGGGCAAAACGCGCTTTGTGGGTGTGAGCAACTTCGATACTCATGAAATGCTCGAGGCCGCGGAGCATCTGCGCGCCGCACCTCTGGCTTGTAATCAAGTGCTCTATCATCTTTGCGAACGCGGCATCGAGCACGAGCTGATTCCGGCCGCGCGGCGAGCCCGAATTGCGATCGTAGCCTACACCCCGTTCGGGCGCGGAGGCTTCCTGCGTGCCGGCAGCGGCGGGCTCGATACGCTTCAACGGGTCGCTGCGAAGCACGGTGCAAGCGTGCGGCAAGTGGCGCTTGCATTTTTGACTCGCGATCCGAACCTTTTTGCGATTGCGAAAGCCGCGCGCATGGAACACGTCGAAGAAAACGCACGTGCGGGATCTCTCGAGCTCGATCCACAGGACGTCGCCGAAATCGACGCGGCCTATCCCCGGCCCGCGCCGGGACCGTTAGCAATGCTATGA
- the queG gene encoding tRNA epoxyqueuosine(34) reductase QueG: MRTALDLGAGAVRVASASPDEPSRERMDAAFARGDFVTWGYDGAYANRASNPATLLENARSILCIAVPYATPAPAQIPLRGRVSNYAWSADYHRRLGELLRSTAAVIDDAAGAPVTAIACDTKPLAERAFAARAGLGWIGKHTNLITPGLGSFVFLGEIATTLDLPADPPLRKSCGACARCSEACPTGALRGDYTIDAARCISDLTQRVDGIPVALRPLVGDWVWGCDICQQVCPPTAASPQSAGESWAPLDSRTARPSLVALLTLRSAEFKRRYRKTAMGWRGAAVLRRNAAVALGNSLDRSTVGALSESLDRDPNPMVRGHVAWALGRIGSPPAFTALRRRYAVEHDGAVRAEIAAALEPAT, from the coding sequence GTGCGGACGGCACTCGATCTGGGTGCGGGCGCAGTGCGCGTTGCTTCCGCATCGCCCGATGAGCCGAGCCGAGAACGTATGGATGCGGCTTTTGCGCGCGGCGACTTCGTTACGTGGGGATACGACGGCGCGTACGCCAATCGCGCGAGCAATCCAGCGACCTTGCTCGAGAACGCGCGAAGCATTCTCTGCATCGCCGTCCCCTACGCGACTCCCGCGCCCGCGCAAATTCCGCTCCGCGGCCGCGTTTCGAACTATGCCTGGTCGGCGGATTACCATCGGCGCCTTGGCGAGTTACTCCGCTCGACCGCCGCAGTCATCGATGACGCCGCCGGTGCCCCAGTGACCGCGATCGCATGCGACACCAAGCCATTGGCCGAGCGGGCCTTTGCGGCGCGTGCGGGGCTAGGATGGATTGGCAAGCACACCAATCTCATCACGCCGGGATTGGGGTCGTTCGTTTTTCTCGGCGAAATCGCGACGACGCTCGACCTTCCCGCCGACCCGCCGCTGCGAAAGAGTTGCGGTGCGTGCGCGCGGTGCAGCGAAGCGTGTCCGACTGGCGCGCTGCGCGGCGACTATACGATCGATGCCGCGCGCTGCATCTCCGATCTCACGCAGCGCGTCGACGGCATTCCGGTGGCATTGCGTCCGCTCGTCGGCGATTGGGTATGGGGATGCGACATCTGCCAGCAGGTCTGCCCCCCGACCGCCGCCTCGCCGCAGAGTGCGGGGGAGTCGTGGGCGCCGCTCGACAGCCGTACCGCGCGTCCGTCGCTCGTAGCGTTGCTAACGCTCCGGAGTGCCGAATTTAAGCGTCGCTATCGCAAAACGGCGATGGGATGGCGCGGCGCGGCGGTGCTTCGCCGCAACGCCGCCGTTGCGCTCGGCAATTCGCTCGATCGGTCGACGGTCGGTGCTCTCAGCGAGAGCCTCGACCGCGATCCGAACCCGATGGTCCGAGGACACGTCGCCTGGGCGCTTGGAAGAATTGGCTCCCCTCCGGCCTTTACCGCCCTGCGAAGGCGGTACGCGGTGGAACACGACGGCGCCGTGCGCGCCGAGATCGCCGCAGCGCTCGAGCCGGCGACATGA